In one window of Erwinia tasmaniensis Et1/99 DNA:
- the miaA gene encoding tRNA (adenosine(37)-N6)-dimethylallyltransferase MiaA, with translation MSEQTTAGLPKAIFLMGPTASGKTALAIALRQALPVELISVDSALIYRGMDIGTAKPSAEELALAPHRLLDIRDPSEAYSAAEFRRDALVEMAEITRRGNIPLLVGGTMLYYKALLEGLSPLPSADPEVRQRIEQMAGEAGWEALHRQLCDIDPVAANRIHPNDPQRLSRALEVFFISGKTLTELTKISGEILPYDVSQFAIAPASRELIHQRIEQRFHQMLASGFEAEARALFARGDLHTEMPSIRCVGYRQMWSYLAGETDYDDMVYRGICATRQLAKRQMTWLRGWKDVHWLDSEQPDAAYSRVLQVLSAKPG, from the coding sequence ATGAGTGAACAAACCACGGCTGGCCTGCCTAAGGCAATATTTTTGATGGGGCCGACGGCTTCCGGCAAGACGGCATTGGCGATCGCGTTACGTCAGGCGCTGCCGGTAGAGCTGATCAGCGTTGATTCAGCGCTGATCTATCGCGGTATGGATATTGGCACCGCTAAACCCTCTGCCGAGGAGCTGGCGCTTGCACCCCATCGCCTGCTGGACATTCGCGATCCCTCGGAGGCTTATTCTGCCGCTGAGTTTCGCCGCGATGCACTGGTTGAAATGGCGGAAATTACCCGACGTGGCAATATTCCGCTGCTTGTTGGTGGCACCATGCTCTACTACAAGGCGTTACTGGAAGGATTATCGCCGTTGCCCTCGGCGGATCCAGAGGTACGTCAGCGTATAGAGCAAATGGCGGGTGAAGCAGGATGGGAGGCTTTGCACCGTCAATTATGTGATATAGATCCCGTTGCGGCCAATCGTATTCATCCGAATGATCCGCAGAGACTCTCGCGAGCACTGGAAGTTTTTTTTATTTCGGGTAAAACTTTAACCGAGCTGACAAAAATATCGGGTGAGATTCTGCCATATGATGTCTCGCAGTTTGCTATCGCACCTGCGAGCCGCGAACTGATCCATCAGCGCATTGAGCAGCGTTTTCACCAGATGCTGGCGTCAGGATTTGAAGCGGAGGCTCGGGCTCTCTTTGCACGAGGTGATTTGCATACGGAAATGCCTTCCATTCGTTGTGTCGGTTATCGCCAGATGTGGTCATATCTGGCGGGTGAAACTGACTACGATGACATGGTTTATCGAGGAATTTGTGCGACACGGCAGCTGGCTAAGCGTCAGATGACATGGCTACGCGGCTGGAAAGATGTTCACTGGCTTGACAGCGAACAACCTGATGCGGCGTATAGCAGAGTGTTACAGGTTCTTAGTGCGAAGCCTGGGTGA
- the rlmB gene encoding 23S rRNA (guanosine(2251)-2'-O)-methyltransferase RlmB, with protein MSEIVFGIHAVQALLDSDPQRFQEVFILKGREDRRLQTLVKALEAQGIVIQVANKQMLDNTSEGAVHQGIIARVKPGRQYQEGDLPDLLNSLDNPFLLILDGVTDPHNLGACMRSADAAGVHAIIVPKDRSAALNATAKKVASGAAEHIPLIRVTNLARTMRVLQEANVWIVGTAGEADHTLYQSKMTGPMALVMGAEGEGMRRLTREHCDELISIPMAGSVSSLNVSVATGVCLFEAVRQRGLK; from the coding sequence ATGAGTGAAATTGTTTTTGGTATCCACGCCGTACAGGCGCTGCTCGACAGCGACCCGCAGCGTTTCCAGGAAGTCTTTATCCTGAAGGGGCGTGAGGATCGTCGCCTGCAAACGTTGGTGAAAGCGTTGGAAGCACAGGGGATCGTTATTCAGGTGGCGAACAAGCAGATGCTGGATAACACATCGGAAGGCGCGGTTCATCAGGGTATTATCGCGCGCGTGAAGCCAGGGCGTCAGTATCAGGAAGGCGATTTGCCGGATTTGCTGAACAGCCTGGATAACCCGTTTTTGTTGATCCTTGATGGCGTCACCGATCCGCATAATCTCGGGGCCTGCATGCGCAGCGCCGATGCCGCTGGCGTTCACGCGATTATCGTGCCAAAAGACCGTTCTGCGGCGCTTAACGCCACGGCGAAAAAGGTGGCCAGCGGCGCGGCAGAGCATATCCCGCTGATCCGTGTGACGAACCTGGCACGTACCATGCGCGTGTTGCAGGAAGCGAATGTCTGGATCGTCGGTACGGCTGGTGAGGCCGATCACACTCTGTATCAAAGCAAAATGACCGGGCCGATGGCGCTGGTCATGGGGGCTGAAGGCGAAGGCATGCGCCGCCTGACGCGCGAACACTGCGATGAACTCATTAGCATTCCGATGGCGGGAAGTGTCTCTTCGCTCAACGTTTCGGTGGCAACCGGCGTTTGTCTGTTTGAAGCGGTGCGCCAGCGCGGCCTGAAATAA
- the rnr gene encoding ribonuclease R, which produces MSHDPFQEREAEKYENPIPSREFILAHLDKREKPASREELAQELDISGEEQIEALRRRLRAMERDGQLVFTRRQCYALPERLDLLKGKVIGHRDGFGFLRIEGSKDDLYLSAEQMKMCMHGDMILAQAMGADRKGRREARVVRVVEPRKSQIVGRYFTDAGVGFVVPDDSRLSFDILIPAEELMNARMGFVVVVELTQRPTRRTKAIGKVVEVLGDNMGTSMAVDMALRTHDIPHVWPEALEKQIAHLSEEVPEEATRGRVDLRDLPLVTIDGEDARDFDDAVFCERKRGGGWRLWVAIADVSYYVRPGTPLDDEAINRGTSVYFPSQVVPMLPEVLSNGLCSLNPEVDRLCMVCEMTISATGKLTGYKHYEAVMNSFARLTYNKVWNILQGDQELRQHYEPLVKDLEELHRMYLALEKSREQRGGISFETEEAKFIFNADRRIERVEQVVRNDAHKLIEECMILANIASARFVEKNNEPALFRDHDRPGDESIKSFRSVLNELGLTLPGGDKPQPLDYAELLNQIAGRPDHEMLQTMLLRSMKQAVYDPENRGHFGLALASYAHFTSPIRRYPDLLLHRAIKYLLAKEAGTLQGNTTPNGGFHYEMPQMLQFGQHCSMTERRADEATRDVADWLKCDFMQDQVGETFSGVISSVTGFGFFVRLSDLFIDGLVHVSTLDNDYYRFDAVGQRLIGESGGRTYRLGDTVEVRVDAVHMDERKIDFALISSSRKPRGEGKTEREREKRGAAKNSGSRRRAPRKGANFEPDSAFRTAKAADSAPVAEKAKKSRKPSDKSRKIAAATRARRAKKSNDA; this is translated from the coding sequence ATGTCACACGATCCCTTTCAGGAACGAGAAGCTGAAAAATACGAAAACCCTATTCCCAGCCGCGAATTCATTCTTGCCCATCTGGACAAGCGCGAAAAACCGGCCAGCCGTGAAGAGCTGGCGCAAGAATTAGACATTAGCGGAGAAGAACAAATTGAGGCGCTACGTCGCCGTCTGCGCGCGATGGAGCGTGATGGACAGCTGGTCTTTACCCGCCGCCAGTGCTATGCGCTGCCGGAACGGCTGGACCTGTTAAAAGGCAAGGTGATAGGCCATCGCGATGGCTTTGGCTTCCTACGCATTGAAGGCAGTAAGGACGATCTCTATCTCTCTGCCGAACAGATGAAAATGTGCATGCACGGCGATATGATCCTCGCACAGGCGATGGGGGCAGACCGCAAAGGTCGTCGTGAAGCGCGCGTTGTTCGCGTGGTTGAACCGCGTAAGAGCCAGATCGTTGGCCGCTACTTTACCGATGCTGGCGTAGGCTTTGTCGTACCCGATGATAGCCGTCTGAGCTTTGATATTCTGATCCCAGCCGAAGAGCTGATGAACGCGCGCATGGGCTTTGTGGTCGTGGTTGAGCTGACCCAGCGCCCAACCCGCCGCACCAAAGCCATTGGTAAAGTCGTGGAAGTTCTTGGTGATAACATGGGCACCAGCATGGCCGTTGATATGGCGTTGCGCACCCATGATATTCCGCACGTCTGGCCTGAAGCGCTGGAAAAACAGATTGCTCATCTGAGTGAAGAAGTGCCGGAAGAGGCCACTCGAGGCCGCGTCGATCTGCGCGATCTGCCGCTGGTGACCATTGACGGTGAAGACGCGCGCGACTTCGATGACGCGGTGTTCTGTGAACGCAAACGCGGCGGCGGTTGGCGGCTGTGGGTCGCTATTGCGGACGTCAGCTACTATGTCCGTCCCGGCACGCCGCTGGATGACGAGGCTATCAATCGTGGCACCTCGGTCTATTTCCCTTCGCAGGTGGTGCCAATGCTGCCGGAAGTCCTGTCTAACGGCCTGTGCTCACTGAACCCGGAAGTTGACCGTCTGTGCATGGTGTGTGAGATGACCATCTCTGCCACCGGTAAACTGACCGGCTATAAGCATTACGAAGCGGTGATGAACTCCTTTGCCCGCCTGACCTACAACAAAGTGTGGAATATTCTACAGGGTGACCAGGAGCTGCGTCAGCACTATGAGCCGCTGGTGAAAGATCTGGAAGAGCTGCACCGTATGTACCTGGCGCTGGAAAAATCTCGTGAACAGCGCGGTGGCATTTCGTTTGAAACCGAAGAGGCAAAATTCATTTTCAACGCCGATCGCCGTATTGAACGCGTTGAGCAGGTGGTGCGCAACGATGCGCACAAGCTGATCGAGGAGTGCATGATCCTTGCGAACATCGCTTCCGCACGCTTTGTTGAGAAGAACAATGAGCCTGCGCTTTTCCGCGATCACGACCGTCCAGGCGACGAGAGCATTAAAAGTTTCCGCTCCGTGCTGAACGAGCTGGGCCTGACGCTGCCAGGCGGCGACAAGCCGCAGCCGCTGGATTATGCCGAACTGCTGAACCAGATCGCCGGCCGTCCCGATCACGAGATGCTACAAACCATGTTGCTGCGCTCGATGAAGCAGGCGGTGTACGATCCGGAAAACCGTGGTCACTTTGGCCTGGCGCTGGCGTCCTATGCTCACTTTACCTCGCCGATCCGCCGTTATCCTGACCTGCTGCTGCACCGTGCCATCAAATATCTGCTGGCGAAAGAGGCGGGAACGCTACAGGGCAATACCACACCAAACGGCGGTTTCCACTACGAAATGCCGCAGATGTTGCAGTTTGGCCAGCACTGCTCAATGACCGAACGCCGCGCCGATGAAGCAACGCGTGACGTTGCCGACTGGTTGAAATGCGACTTTATGCAGGACCAGGTCGGGGAAACCTTTAGCGGCGTGATCTCCAGCGTCACCGGCTTCGGCTTCTTCGTGCGCCTGAGCGACCTGTTTATCGACGGGCTGGTGCACGTTTCGACGCTGGATAACGATTACTATCGCTTTGACGCCGTCGGTCAGCGTCTGATCGGTGAGTCCGGCGGTCGTACCTATCGTCTGGGTGATACGGTGGAAGTACGCGTTGATGCCGTACATATGGACGAGCGTAAAATTGACTTTGCGCTGATATCCAGCAGCCGTAAACCACGTGGCGAAGGTAAAACTGAGCGCGAGCGCGAAAAGCGAGGTGCCGCGAAGAACAGCGGTAGCCGCCGCCGCGCACCGCGCAAAGGGGCTAATTTTGAGCCGGATAGCGCGTTCCGTACGGCGAAAGCTGCCGATAGCGCCCCGGTTGCTGAAAAAGCGAAAAAGTCGCGTAAGCCGTCAGATAAAAGCCGTAAAATTGCGGCCGCCACGCGTGCCAGACGTGCAAAGAAAAGCAACGATGCCTGA
- the hflX gene encoding ribosome rescue GTPase HflX, which translates to MFDRYDAGEQAVLVHIYFSQEKNTDDLQEFETLVSSAGVEALRVVTGSRKAPHPKFFVGEGKAVEIADAVKESGATVVLFDHALSPAQERNLEALCECRVIDRTGLILDIFAQRARTHEGKLQVELAQLRHLATRLVRGWTHLERQKGGIGLRGPGETQLETDRRLLRNRITLILSRLERVSKQREQGRQARNKADVPTVSLVGYTNAGKSTLFNRLTSAEVYAADQLFATLDPTLRRVDVADVGEVVLADTVGFIRHLPHDLVAAFKATLQETREAALLLHIVDAADLRIEENIDAVNVVLEEIESDEIPSLLVMNKIDMLDGFVPRIDRDEENLPVRVWLSAQTGEGIPLLFQALTERLAGEIAQFELCLPPAAGRLRSRFYQLQAIEKEWNEEDGSLGLQVRMPIIDWRRLCKQEPELVDFIV; encoded by the coding sequence TTGTTTGACCGTTATGATGCCGGTGAGCAGGCCGTACTGGTTCACATCTATTTCTCGCAAGAAAAAAATACGGATGATTTACAGGAATTTGAAACCCTGGTGTCATCCGCTGGCGTTGAAGCGCTGCGTGTCGTCACCGGCAGCCGTAAAGCGCCTCACCCTAAATTTTTTGTTGGCGAGGGAAAAGCTGTTGAAATTGCCGATGCGGTAAAAGAGAGTGGGGCCACGGTGGTGCTATTCGATCATGCCCTGAGCCCGGCGCAGGAGCGTAATCTCGAAGCGCTGTGCGAATGCCGCGTTATCGATCGCACCGGGCTTATCCTGGATATCTTTGCGCAACGCGCCCGTACCCACGAGGGTAAATTGCAGGTTGAGCTGGCACAGCTGCGCCATCTTGCTACGCGTCTGGTGCGCGGTTGGACGCATCTTGAGCGGCAGAAAGGCGGTATTGGCCTGCGCGGCCCGGGTGAAACCCAGCTGGAAACCGACCGCCGTTTACTGCGTAACCGTATCACCCTTATTCTTTCTCGCCTTGAGCGCGTGTCAAAACAGCGTGAGCAGGGCAGACAAGCACGCAATAAAGCGGATGTGCCAACCGTGTCGCTGGTGGGTTATACCAATGCGGGTAAATCTACCTTGTTTAATCGCCTCACCTCGGCGGAGGTGTATGCTGCCGACCAGCTGTTTGCCACTCTCGACCCTACGTTACGTCGTGTCGATGTTGCTGATGTAGGCGAAGTGGTGTTGGCCGATACCGTTGGCTTTATCCGCCATTTGCCCCATGACCTGGTAGCAGCATTTAAAGCCACTTTGCAGGAGACCCGTGAAGCGGCTCTTTTACTGCATATCGTCGATGCGGCGGATCTCAGGATCGAAGAGAACATCGATGCGGTGAACGTGGTACTGGAAGAAATAGAGTCCGATGAGATCCCCAGCCTGCTGGTGATGAACAAAATTGATATGCTGGACGGCTTTGTACCGCGTATCGATCGTGATGAAGAAAATCTGCCCGTCAGGGTGTGGCTTTCCGCGCAAACCGGAGAGGGCATTCCGCTGCTATTCCAGGCGCTGACCGAGCGCTTAGCGGGTGAAATTGCGCAGTTTGAGTTATGTCTCCCGCCGGCGGCAGGACGGTTGCGTAGTCGCTTCTACCAACTGCAGGCGATAGAAAAAGAGTGGAATGAAGAGGATGGCAGCCTGGGGTTACAGGTACGTATGCCGATCATCGACTGGCGCCGACTGTGCAAGCAGGAACCGGAGCTGGTGGATTTCATTGTTTAA
- the nsrR gene encoding nitric oxide-sensing transcriptional repressor NsrR, which produces MQLTSFTDYGLRALIYLASLPAGRMTSISEVTEIYGVSRHHMVKIINQLSRAGYVSALRGKNGGILLGKPAAEIVIGQVVRTLEPLQLVNCSSEFCHITAACRLKTALHEAVQSFLRELDQYTLADLVEDNHPLYKILLNE; this is translated from the coding sequence GTGCAGCTAACCAGTTTCACCGATTATGGTTTACGTGCGCTGATCTATCTTGCTTCGCTACCTGCGGGTCGGATGACCAGCATCAGCGAAGTCACAGAAATTTATGGTGTCTCACGTCATCATATGGTCAAAATTATCAATCAACTGAGCCGGGCCGGGTATGTTTCCGCGCTCCGTGGTAAAAACGGCGGTATTCTTTTGGGTAAACCCGCCGCAGAGATTGTCATTGGCCAGGTGGTGCGTACGCTGGAACCACTGCAGCTGGTGAACTGCAGCAGTGAATTTTGTCATATCACCGCAGCCTGCCGTCTGAAAACAGCTCTGCATGAAGCGGTGCAAAGTTTTCTGCGCGAGCTGGACCAATACACCCTGGCCGATCTGGTTGAAGACAACCATCCGCTCTACAAAATTTTGCTGAATGAATAA
- the hfq gene encoding RNA chaperone Hfq, translated as MAKGQSLQDPFLNALRRERVPVSIYLVNGIKLQGQIESFDQFVILLKNTVSQMVYKHAISTVVPSRPVSHHSNNTGGGSNNYHHGSSPAPSSQPQQDSADAE; from the coding sequence ATGGCTAAGGGGCAATCATTACAAGATCCGTTCTTGAACGCACTGCGTCGCGAACGTGTTCCAGTTTCGATTTATCTAGTAAATGGCATCAAACTGCAGGGCCAGATCGAGTCGTTTGACCAGTTTGTAATTCTTTTGAAAAACACGGTTAGTCAGATGGTGTACAAGCACGCTATTTCTACCGTTGTTCCGTCCCGTCCGGTTTCTCATCACAGCAATAATACCGGTGGCGGCAGCAACAACTATCATCACGGTAGCAGCCCGGCACCTTCATCTCAGCCTCAGCAAGATAGTGCTGACGCCGAATAA
- a CDS encoding DUF2065 domain-containing protein, whose translation MNITVWMALGLVLVLEGLGPMLSPRLWRRMIISMARMPDGLLRRVGGGLVVAGAVIYSMLSRGHAG comes from the coding sequence ATGAATATAACCGTGTGGATGGCGCTGGGATTAGTGCTGGTACTGGAGGGATTAGGACCGATGCTCTCACCACGCCTGTGGCGGCGCATGATTATCAGTATGGCACGCATGCCGGACGGCCTTCTTCGCCGGGTTGGAGGTGGGCTGGTCGTCGCTGGCGCAGTGATCTATTCCATGTTGAGCCGTGGTCATGCCGGGTGA
- a CDS encoding adenylosuccinate synthase has translation MGKNVVVLGTQWGDEGKGKIVDLLTERAKYVVRYQGGHNAGHTLVINGEKTVLHLIPSGILRENVTSIIGNGVVLSPAALMKEMKGLEDRGFPVRERLFISEACPLILEYHVALDVAREKARGAKAIGTTGRGIGPAYEDKVARRGLRVGDLFNKETFAAKLKEVMEYHNFQLVNYYKAEAVDYDKVLADVMAIADILTGMVVDVSELLDGARQRGDLIMFEGAQGTLLDIDHGTYPYVTSSNTTAGGVATGSGIGPRYVDYVLGIVKAYSTRVGAGPFPTELFDETGEFLCKQGNEFGATTGRRRRTGWLDAVAVRRAVQINSLSGFCMTKLDVLDGLKEVKLCVAYRMPDGSEVTTTPLAAEGWEGIEPIYETLPGWSETTFGVKTLDGLPQAARDYIKRVEEVTGVPVDIISTGPDRSETMILRDPFDA, from the coding sequence ATGGGTAAGAACGTCGTCGTACTGGGCACCCAATGGGGTGACGAAGGTAAAGGTAAGATTGTTGACCTTCTGACAGAGCGTGCTAAATATGTAGTACGCTACCAGGGAGGCCATAACGCTGGCCATACGCTAGTCATCAACGGTGAGAAAACCGTCCTCCACTTAATTCCATCTGGCATTCTGCGTGAAAACGTCACCAGCATCATCGGCAACGGTGTTGTGCTGTCTCCGGCCGCGCTGATGAAAGAGATGAAAGGTCTGGAAGATCGTGGTTTCCCGGTACGCGAACGTCTGTTCATTTCCGAAGCCTGCCCGCTGATCCTTGAGTATCATGTGGCGCTGGACGTGGCGCGTGAAAAAGCACGCGGTGCGAAAGCGATCGGCACAACCGGTCGCGGTATCGGGCCTGCTTATGAAGATAAAGTGGCCCGCCGCGGTCTGCGCGTAGGGGACCTGTTCAATAAAGAGACCTTCGCTGCGAAGCTGAAAGAAGTGATGGAGTATCACAATTTCCAGCTGGTGAACTATTACAAAGCTGAAGCGGTCGACTACGACAAAGTGCTGGCGGACGTCATGGCGATTGCCGATATTCTGACCGGCATGGTGGTTGACGTTTCAGAACTGCTGGACGGCGCGCGTCAGCGTGGCGACCTGATCATGTTTGAAGGCGCTCAGGGCACGCTGTTGGACATCGATCACGGTACCTATCCGTACGTGACGTCTTCCAACACCACTGCCGGTGGCGTAGCAACCGGTTCAGGTATTGGTCCGCGTTATGTCGATTACGTGCTGGGCATTGTCAAAGCCTACTCAACCCGTGTCGGCGCAGGCCCGTTCCCAACGGAACTGTTCGATGAAACCGGCGAGTTTCTGTGCAAGCAGGGTAACGAGTTTGGCGCGACCACCGGCCGCCGCCGCCGTACCGGCTGGCTGGATGCGGTTGCCGTGCGCCGTGCGGTTCAGATCAACTCCCTGTCAGGTTTTTGCATGACCAAACTGGACGTGCTGGACGGCCTGAAAGAGGTGAAGCTCTGTGTGGCTTATCGCATGCCGGATGGCAGCGAAGTGACCACGACGCCGCTGGCAGCAGAGGGCTGGGAAGGCATTGAGCCAATCTATGAAACGCTGCCAGGCTGGAGCGAAACGACCTTCGGCGTGAAAACGCTGGACGGTCTGCCACAGGCCGCACGTGACTACATCAAGCGTGTTGAAGAGGTGACCGGCGTGCCGGTGGATATTATCTCTACCGGTCCAGACCGTAGCGAAACCATGATTTTGCGCGATCCGTTTGACGCATAA
- the hflK gene encoding FtsH protease activity modulator HflK — MAWNQPGNNGQDRDPWGSSNNKGGNSGGNKGGRDKGPPDLDDIFRKLSGKLGGLGGGKKGGDGNGTAQRNAGNGGRLVSIVAVAAVVIWAASGFYTIKEAERGVVTRFGKFSHQVEPGLNWKPTFIDRVRAVNVEAVRELSASGTMLTSDENVVRVEMNVQYRVTNPERYLFAVTSADDSLRQATDSALRGVIGRSTMDRILTEGRTVVRSETQRELEETIRPYDMGITLLDVNFQTARPPEAVKAAFDDAIAARENREQAVREAEAYANDKLPRARGDAQGILEQARAYKARVTLEAQGEVDSFARILPEYKAAPQITRERLYIETMERVLGHTRKVLVNDKGSNLMVLPLDQLMRGQAGASTGNAQDGSSSLLRLPPASGSNERANSRSSFSPGDIMDQRRVNAQRSDTQREGRE, encoded by the coding sequence ATGGCGTGGAATCAGCCCGGAAATAACGGACAGGACCGCGACCCGTGGGGAAGCAGCAATAATAAAGGCGGCAACTCTGGGGGAAATAAAGGGGGGCGCGATAAAGGGCCACCTGATTTAGATGATATCTTCCGTAAGCTGAGCGGTAAGCTTGGCGGTCTGGGCGGTGGTAAAAAAGGCGGTGACGGCAACGGTACTGCGCAGCGTAACGCGGGAAATGGCGGACGTCTGGTGAGTATTGTGGCCGTGGCTGCGGTCGTTATCTGGGCGGCGAGCGGTTTTTATACCATCAAAGAGGCAGAACGTGGCGTGGTGACGCGCTTCGGTAAATTTAGCCATCAGGTTGAGCCTGGTCTGAACTGGAAACCGACCTTTATCGATCGGGTGCGTGCGGTCAACGTCGAGGCGGTACGCGAGCTGTCAGCTTCAGGCACCATGCTCACCTCCGATGAAAATGTGGTACGTGTTGAAATGAACGTGCAGTACCGCGTAACGAACCCGGAACGCTATCTGTTTGCCGTGACCAGCGCTGATGACAGCCTGCGTCAGGCCACTGACAGCGCCCTGCGTGGCGTCATCGGCCGTTCGACCATGGATCGTATTCTGACCGAAGGCCGAACCGTTGTGCGTAGCGAAACCCAGCGCGAGCTGGAGGAAACGATCCGTCCGTACGACATGGGTATTACCCTGCTGGACGTCAACTTCCAGACGGCGCGTCCGCCTGAAGCGGTGAAAGCGGCTTTCGATGATGCGATTGCCGCGCGTGAAAACCGTGAGCAGGCGGTGCGTGAAGCCGAAGCCTATGCTAACGATAAGCTGCCGCGTGCGCGTGGTGATGCGCAGGGTATCCTGGAACAGGCCCGTGCTTATAAAGCGCGCGTCACCCTGGAAGCACAGGGTGAGGTGGACAGCTTTGCACGTATCCTGCCGGAATATAAGGCCGCACCGCAGATCACGCGCGAACGTCTGTATATCGAAACCATGGAGCGTGTGCTGGGCCATACGCGCAAGGTTTTGGTTAACGATAAAGGCAGCAACCTGATGGTGCTACCGCTGGACCAGCTGATGCGCGGGCAGGCTGGTGCATCCACCGGAAATGCCCAGGACGGCAGCAGCAGTCTGCTGCGCCTGCCTCCTGCGTCTGGCAGCAACGAGCGTGCGAACAGCCGTTCATCGTTCAGTCCGGGTGACATTATGGATCAGCGCCGGGTGAATGCTCAGCGTTCCGATACCCAGCGCGAAGGGAGAGAATAA
- the hflC gene encoding protease modulator HflC, whose product MRKPLIVVLIVVLVVLYASLFVVQEGQRGIVMRFGKVLRDDENKPLVYAPGLHFKVPFLESVKSLDARIQAMDNQADRFITKEKKDLIVDSYIKWRISDFSRYYLATGGGDVSQAEVLLKRKFSDRLRSEIGRLDVKDIVTDSRGRLTTDVRDALNAGTAGQDDDVATPAADDAIASVAKRVERETSGNEPAINPNSMAALGIQVVDVRIKQINLPTEVSDAIYARMRAERESVARSQRAQGAEEAAKVRAQADYEVERTLAEARRQALITQGEGDAEAAKLFADAFSKDPDFYAFVRSLRAYDNSFKSNQDVMVLSPDSDFFRFMKSPATATR is encoded by the coding sequence ATGCGTAAGCCATTAATCGTTGTATTGATTGTTGTGCTGGTGGTGCTGTACGCGTCACTGTTTGTTGTGCAGGAAGGCCAGCGCGGCATCGTGATGCGCTTCGGCAAAGTTCTGCGCGATGACGAAAATAAACCGCTGGTGTATGCGCCAGGCCTGCATTTCAAAGTTCCGTTCCTGGAGTCGGTGAAGTCACTGGACGCACGTATCCAGGCCATGGACAACCAGGCCGACCGCTTTATCACCAAAGAGAAGAAAGATCTGATCGTTGATTCCTACATCAAATGGCGGATCAGCGACTTCAGCCGTTACTATTTGGCCACCGGTGGCGGTGATGTATCTCAGGCCGAAGTCCTGCTGAAACGTAAGTTCAGCGACCGTCTGCGTTCAGAGATTGGTCGTCTGGACGTCAAGGACATCGTTACCGATTCCCGTGGTCGTCTGACTACTGACGTCCGCGATGCGCTGAACGCCGGCACCGCGGGCCAGGATGATGACGTGGCAACGCCGGCGGCTGATGATGCAATTGCTTCAGTGGCTAAGCGTGTTGAAAGAGAGACCAGCGGCAACGAACCTGCTATTAACCCGAACAGCATGGCTGCGCTGGGCATTCAGGTCGTGGATGTGCGTATCAAGCAGATCAATCTGCCGACCGAAGTTTCTGACGCCATCTATGCACGTATGCGTGCCGAGCGTGAATCCGTTGCCCGTAGCCAGCGTGCTCAGGGTGCGGAAGAAGCGGCGAAAGTGCGTGCGCAGGCGGATTATGAGGTGGAGCGTACGCTGGCAGAAGCTCGACGTCAGGCGCTGATTACTCAGGGTGAAGGTGATGCGGAAGCCGCAAAACTGTTTGCTGACGCGTTCAGCAAAGATCCAGACTTCTACGCGTTCGTGCGTAGCCTGCGTGCTTACGATAACAGCTTCAAGAGCAATCAGGACGTGATGGTTCTTAGCCCTGATAGCGACTTCTTCCGCTTTATGAAGAGCCCTGCTACCGCCACGCGTTAA
- the bsmA gene encoding biofilm peroxide resistance protein BsmA has product MTYTKNYHSSEVMIMRKVAVVLITLLLSSCSLFDNVSHTPPVPTAQAQEISRAQSDGLQRLSTASVTVRGSPDDATQALAAKATAAGARYYQVLALFEKRGSGIWYASAIFYGPAEAASGAH; this is encoded by the coding sequence ATGACCTATACTAAGAACTATCATTCCTCTGAGGTGATGATCATGCGCAAAGTAGCTGTTGTACTGATAACGCTTTTGCTCAGTAGTTGTAGTCTGTTTGACAATGTCTCCCACACTCCCCCTGTACCGACTGCCCAGGCACAGGAAATTAGCCGCGCACAAAGTGACGGCTTGCAGCGCCTAAGTACTGCGAGCGTAACGGTCCGTGGTTCCCCGGACGACGCAACACAGGCGCTGGCAGCAAAAGCCACTGCTGCGGGAGCCAGATACTACCAGGTTTTGGCGCTCTTTGAAAAAAGGGGATCGGGCATTTGGTATGCCTCTGCGATCTTCTATGGTCCGGCAGAAGCGGCCTCTGGCGCTCACTAA